A window of Chromohalobacter canadensis genomic DNA:
GTTGGCTACGCGCGCGACGCGACTCCTTCAGGCCTTTTTCGCTGCCCGGCGCGAGTGAGTTAGAGCACCGGGGGGACGGTGTCGAAAGGCGTTCCCTGAAGCATCGGATCCTCGCGTTCGCCGAGCTGGTGGAATTGGCGCCGACTGCGATCCACGTAGTTGAGAATTTCGTAATAGCGACGAATGTTGCGCACGTAAATCACCGGTTCGCCGCCACGCGCGTAACCATGATGGACCTTGCTGTACCACTGGCGCTTTTGCAGCAGGGGCAATGCCTTGCGTACGTCTGCCCAGTTGTAAGGGTCGCCGCCCTGCATTTCGGCGATCTTCTGAGCATCGTAAAGGTGCCCCAGGCCGACGTTGTAGGCGGCAAGCGCCATCCAGGTACGGTCCGGCTCGGTGATCTCTTCCTGCAGGCGACCCTTCACATGGCCAAGATAGATGGCGCCGCCCTCGATGCTCTGTTCGGGGTCGAGTCGGTTGCTCACCCCGACCTCGGCGGCGGTGGCGTTGGTCAGCATCATCAGGCCGCGCACGCCGGTCGGTGAGGTTGCACGCGGCTTCCAGTGCGATTCCTGGTAGCCCAGTGCAGCCAACAGTTTCCAGTCGAAGCCGGAATCGCGCGCCGCTTGCTTGAAAGCGTCTTCATAGCGCGGCAGGCGGTTTTGGGCATGACGGATGAAAAGGCTCGCCCCCACATATTCGAGATAGTTGTCATGACCGAAGTAGCGAGCGATCAAATCTGCCAGCTCGCCGTGTTCTCTCAGACGTGCGATAAACTGATTGGCGGCTTGCAGGAGCGCCACGCCGCTGTTTTTGGGGAGTGCCCACACCAAGCTTTGCGTGTCGCCCAGAGGAAAGCCGCTCTCGACATCGGGAAAGAACAGCCGATTGAGCTTGAACTGATGGGCATAGACGACGGCGGCATCGAGCTCGCCGTTTTCGACCATTTCGATGAGGTCGGTGACTTCCAGTTCGTCGGTTTCTTGCCACGTCAACTCGGGAAGGGACTCTTGTAGGTCGCGTAGCGCGTGGCCGGTTCCCGAGCCGCGCAGCGCGGCGATATCCAGCCCCAGGAGGTCTTCCGGAGCCTTGGGAGGGGCAATGCCATGGCGATAGATGACCATGGGCTGCATCGACATGATCGGGCGGGTGTAATTCACTCCGGGTTCGGCAGGGTCGAGCGCCAGGGTGGCGGCGCCGACGTCGGCACGGCCATCGCGCACGGCACTGAGTACCTCGCCGATGCTGCCTTGGTTATCGATCGACAGGCTGACGTCCAGTTCCTCGGCGAATTGCCGTACCAGCTCGTATTCGAACCCCGTCGGGCCGTGGCGACCTTCGTAATAGGTCGACGGCGTATTGCGAGTGAATACCTGGATAAAATCACGCGAGAGAACCTCCGACAACGCGGCGTCCCGAATTGGAAGCGTGCGGCCGTCGGGAATCAGTAGCGCCAGCAGGGCGACGAGTGCGGTCGCGGCTGGACGCATGTAGCGCAAGAGAGCATCGAGCATGCCAGTTCTAGTCAGCGATGAGAGGGGCCACCTTAGCGGGCGTTGTGTCTTGTGTCACCTGGCAGGGATTCCACGCAATGGGTGAGGGCGTGAAGGCGTCTTCGCCCGTCGGAGCCTTTTCCAGTATCATGATCGCTCATTGGCCGCCGCCCGCGGCATCGTCTACTTGCTGTCCCAGAGGCCTATTCGACATGCTCGAACTGCGAGGAGCGCCCGCCCTTTCCGCCTTCCGTCATGCCAAACTGCTAGCCGCGCTGCGTGATGCCGTGCCCGAGGTCGAGGCGCTGCATGCCGATTACGTTCATTTCGTCGACCACCAGGATACGCTCGATGACGCGGCGCAAGAGGTGCTGGCGCAGTTGCTGAGCTACGGTCCCGTCCGTGATGGTGAAGATGCTGAGCACGAAGGGCACCTGTTGTTGGTCGTGCCGCGCCTGGGCACGCTATCGCCGTGGTCATCGAAGGCCACCGATATCGCCCACAACTGCGGTTTGACGCAGATTCGCCGGATTGAGCGCGGCATCGCCTACCGTGTGACGCTCAAAGGCTCGCTCGACGAGGCGGCCTTCGCGAGTTTGGTAGTGGCGCTTCATGACCCGATGACGGAAACGGTGCTGGCCAATGCGAGCGACGCGGTCAAGCTCTTCGAGCGCCATGAGCCTGCGCCGCTGGGGCGTGTCGACGTGCTCGGCGGTGGGCGTGCTGCGCTGGCCGAGGCCAATGATGCACTGGGGCTGGCGTTGGCCGACGATGAGATCGACTACCTGCTCGATGCCTTCCAGGGACTCGATCGCAATCCCACCGATGTCGAACTGATGATGTTCGCGCAGGCCAATTCCGAGCACTGCCGGCATAAGATCTTCAATGCCGATTGGCATGTCGACGGCGAGGCGCAGCCGCATTCGCTGTTCAAGATGATCAAGAACACCTATGAATGTTCCAGCGACGGTATCCTTTCCGCTTATAGCGATAACGCCGCCGTGATTCGTGGCACCGAAGCTGGACGCTTCTTCGCCGCGCCTTGGCTACCGGGCCGCGAGCAGGAAGCGCGCTACGCGGCGACACAGGAGCCAATTCACATCTTGATGAAGGTGGAAACCCACAACCACCCGACGGCTATAGCGCCGCACCCCGGCGCAGCGACCGGCGCCGGCGGCGAGATTCGTGACGAAGGCGCCACGGGCGTTGGCGGCAAGCCCAAGGCCGGGCTGACCGGGTTTGCGGTCTCCAATCTGCGTATTCCCGAGTTCGTGCAGCCCTGGGAAGCCTTCGATTACGGCAAGCCTGCACGCATTCAGTCGGCGCTGGACATCATGCTGAAAGCGCCCATCGGTGGTGCGTCGTTCAACAACGAGTTCGGCCGCCCCAACCTGACCGGCTTTTTCCGCACCTTCGAGCAGGACGCAGAGGGTGCCGGCGGCATCGAACGGCGTGGCTACCACAAGCCGGTAATGCTGGCCGGCGGCTACGGCAATATTCGCGAGGGCCATGTCGCCAAGGGCGAAATTCCGGTCGGCGCCAAGCTGATCGTGATGGGCGGCCCGGCGATGCTGATCGGCCTTGGCGGTGGCGCGGCGTCGAGCATGGCCTCGGGTGCCTCTAGTGAGGATCTCGACTTCGCCTCCGTGCAGCGTGACAACCCGGAAATGGAACGCCGTGCCCAGGAGGTCATCGACCGCTGCTGGGCGCTGGGCGATGATAACCCCCTCTGCTTCATCCACGACGTGGGTGCTGGAGGGCTTTCCAACGCCTTGCCGGAACTGGTCAAGGATGGTGGTCGCGGCGGACGTTTCGAGTTGCGTGACGTGCCCAATGCCGAGCCCGGCATGAGCCCGTTGGCCATCTGGTGCAGCGAGGCCCAGGAGCGCTATGTGCTGGCGGTGGCACCGGACGATCTCGAGGCGTTCGATGCGCTGTGTGCGCGTGAACGCTGCCTTTACGCTGTGGTCGGCGAAGCCACCGAGGCACACCATTTGGACATCCGTGACGGGCATTTCGACACCCGCCCCGTCGACCTCCCGATGAGCGTGCTGTTCGGCAAACCGCCCAAGATGACGCGTTCCTTCGAGCGCCGTTCATCGGTCATGCCGGGACTGGGACTCGACAATCTCGACCTGCGCGAGGCGCTGGATCGTGTGCTACGCCTGCCGACGGTGGCGTCCAAGAGCTTCTTGATCACCATTGGCGATCGCTCGATCACGGGGATGGTGGCTCGCGATCAAATGGTTGGCCCCTGGCAGGTGCCGGTGGCCGACTGCGCGGTGACCACGGCGAGTTTCGATACGCATGCGGGTGAGGCCATGGCGCTCGGCGAGCGACCGCCGGTAGCACTGATCGATCCGGCGGCCAGTGCGCGCTTGGCGGTGGCCGAGGCGATCACCAACCTGGCAGCGGCACCGATCGCCAAGCTTTCCGACGTCAAGCTCTCCGCCAACTGGATGAGTGCTGCCGAGCACGTCGGCGAGAATCAGGCCTTGTTCGATGCCGTGCACGCGGTGGGCATGGAACTCTGCCCGGCGCTCGGCATCGCCATTCCGGTGGGCAAGGACTCGATGTCCATGCGTACCGCGTGGCAATCCGATGACGAGGAGAAAAGCGTCACCGCGCCGCTGACGCTCGATATCACCGGTTTCGCCCCGGTCACCGATGCCATGCGCACCCTGACCCCGCAGTTGCGACTGGATCAGGACGAAAGCGACCTGATCCTGATCGACCTGGGGCGCGGTCAGAATCGTCTCGGTGGGTCGGCATTGGCACAGGTGTATGGGCAGGTCGGTGATGTGTGTCCCGATCTCGAGGATGCCGAGGACCTTAAAGCCTTCTTCGCCGTCATTCAGGGTCTCAACGCCGACGGCAAGCTGCTCGCTTACCACGACCGCAGCGACGGCGGCTTGCTGGTGACGTTGCTGGAAATGGCCTTCGCGGCGCGCGGCGGGTTGGAGATCAAGCTCGACTGGCTGATCGACGACGCTTATGAAGCCTTCGATGCCCTGTTCGCCGAGGAGTTGGGGGCGGTGATTCAGGTCAATCGCCGCGATACCGAGTTCGTGCTCGCCCAGCTCGCGGCCGCAGGACTCGAAACCAGCGGTGTAGTCGCCCGGCCTCGCTATGACGATCAGGTGCGCGTCACGCTCTTCGAAGAGCCGCTTCTCGAAACCACGCGGGCCATCGCGCAGCGTACCTGGACCGAGACCAGCTACCGCATGCAGGCGCTGCGCGACAATCCGCAATGCGCCAAATCCGAATTCGATGCCTTGCTCGATCTTCGTGATCCGGGTCTTTCGGCGCACCCGAGCTTCGATGTCGACGACGACATCGCCGCGCCCTATGTCGGACGCGGCGAGAAACCCCGTGTGGCGGTGCTGCGCGAACAGGGCGTCAACGGGCATGTCGAGATGGCGGCGGCCTTCGATCATGCCGGCTTCGCGGCCATCGACGTGCACATGAGCGATATCCTCGAAGGGCGCGTCGACCTGGCGACCATGAAGGGACTGGTCGCCTGTGGCGGCTTCTCGTACGGTGACGTGCTCGGCGCTGGCGGTGGCTGGGCCAAGTCGATCCTGTTCAATGGCCGCGCCCGCGATGCCTTCGAAGGCTTCTTCCAGCGTGATGACAGCTTCTCGCTGGGCGTGTGCAACGGCTGCCAGATGCTTTCGCAGCTCAAATCGTTGATTCCCGGTGCCGAGGACTGGCCGCGTTTCGTGCGCAACGAGTCCGAGCAGTTCGAGGCGCGCGTGAGCATGGTTCAGGTCGAGAAGAGTCCCTCGATCCTGCTGGCTGGCATGGAAGGCTCGCGCCTGCCGATCGCCGTGGCGCACGGTGAAGGGCGCACTGAGTTCCGCGATAGTGGCCATTTACGCAGCATGCAGACCAGCGACCAGATCGCCATGCGCTACGTGGACAACTACGGCCAGGTAACGACACGCTATCCTGCCAACCCCAATGGCTCCTCTTCGGGGATCACGGGACTGACCACACCGGATGGACGCGTGACGATCATGATGCCGCACCCCGAGCGCGTGGCCCGTGCGGTCACCAACTCCTGGCGTCCCGCTGAGTGGCAGGAAGACGGCGCCTGGATGCGCCTTTTCCGCAACGCACGTGCCTGGCTGGGCTAAAAGAACAGGCAGGACCGCGGCCAAGGATACTCCTCAGGGCCGCGGTCGCTCGCTGAGCGAGCGCGAGCGTTATTCGGGGCGTGTGGCCGTGTAGAAGAAGCGCACTTTCGGCTCGTCGGCGAGCAGTGGTTCGCTACCTTCCTTGAACGGCGCGTAGTGGGGCATCTGCATATGGTGCTCGAAGGCGGCGCGGTCGCGATAGACCTCGTGCAGCACGACGAGGTTGTCGCTGCCTTCCGGCGTCAGCACGTCGAATGCTAGACAACCTTCTTCATTGGCCAGGGATTCGTTGGCGTCATTGTGCGCCAGGGCGAGAAACGCAGGTACTTGGCCTTCCTTGAGATGGAACTCGGCGAGTACGACGAAATGCGATGTGGTCGAGGACATGTGGTCTCCGCTGGAAAAGAAAATGATGAATGCCTTGTCGGCACGGGGTCAGGCGTCTCGCGATGCGCTGGTCGACGTCTCGAGATGTGCTTCCAACTCGTCGAGGGCATGGCGATAGTTCGCGACGAGTCGGTCGTAGCGCCCGAAGTCATGGCCGCAATCTTCACAAAAGACGTGGTACTGGCCCTCGCGACCGGGAGGGAAGCGCTTGGCACGGCTACCGCAATCGGGACAGTCGGGGCTGGTGGGTGCTTGCATGAGACCTCCTGAGAGTCGATGTTGCTGCGATTCGATAACACCATGACATCGCGTTGTACTCATGAAATCGGGGCGCCCGGTGGCAAGATCAAGGCGTAGGCTGCCACCGTGGCCTTGTCGGCGATGCTAACATTCGCCTTTTGTCCCGTGGATGTCCCGCATGAGCGCGCCCTCGCTTCGTCCCTACCAGCATCAGGCCGTCGATAACGTCATCGCACATTTTCAGCGCGGCGATGATCCCGCTGTGGTGGTGCTGCCGACCGGTAGTGGCAAGTCGCTCGTTATCGCCGAATTGGCGCGACTGGCACGCGGCCGGGTATTGGTGCTGGCACACGTTCGGGAACTGGTCGAGCAGAACCACGCCAAGTACCGCGCCTATGGCCTGGAGGCAGATCTGTTCAGTGCCGGGCTGGGGCGCAAGGAGAGCGAGCGCCAGGTGGTCTTCGGCTCGGTGCAGTCTGTGGTCAGGAGCCTGGAACGTTTCGAGGCCCACGAAGCGTGGGGGGCGTTCACCCTGCTGATCATCGATGAGTGCCACCGCATTCCGCCGGGGGCGTCGGCGGGCAAGGTCCGGGATGACAAGGGTGCGTCGAGCTATCATCAGGTGATCGCGCATCTGCGGCGCCACAATCCGCGCCTCAAGGTGCTGGGCCTGACTGCGACGCCGTATCGTCTGGGCCAAGGCTTCATCTATCACCGTCATCACCACGGCATGGTACGCGGTGACGCGGACTGCTTCTTTCAGGATTGCGTGTTCGAGCAGCCACTGCGGCTGATGGTCAACCAAGGCTATCTGGCGGCGCCAAAGCGTGTGGATGCCGCGCTGTATGCCGAGGATGGCGAGCAGACCCGGTATGACTTCTCGCGGCTGTCGCCCGGTCGTGGCGGTGGCTTCGAGGAGGCGGAGCTGAACCGCGTCGTGCAGGGAAATCGGGCGACGCCGGGCATCATCGCCGAGGTTGTCGAGCAGGCGCGCGAGCGACGCGGCGTGATGATCTTCGCGGCCACGGTGGCGCACGCGCGGGAAATCATGGGCTATTTGCCGGCGGTGCAGGCGGCACTGATCGTGGGCGCGACGCCAGGGCAGGAGCGCGAGGCGCTGATCGAGGACTTCAAGGCGCAGCGGCTGAAGTATCTCGTCAACGTGGCGGTTCTCACCACCGGCTTCGATGCGCCGCACGTGGATCTGATCGCGATCCTGCGGCCCACGGAGTCCGTCAGTCTGTATCAACAGATCGTCGGGCGCGGTTTGCGCCTGGCGCCGGGCAAGGAGGATTGCCTGATCCTCGATTACGCGGGTAATCCCTGGGACTTGTATGCGCCGGAGGTCGGCGAGCCCCGGCCCGATTCCGACGCCGAGCCGGTGCAGGTCGAATGCCCGGTATGCGAGCATGCCAATCTGTTCTGGGGCAAGCGCGATGGCGAACTGGTCATCGAGCATTACGGCCGTCGCTGCCAAGGCCTGCTGGAAGACACGGATGGCCAGCGCCGGCAGTGCGACTTTCGCTTTCGTTTCAAGGTCTGCGATCAGTGCGGTGCAGAAAACGACATCGCCGCGCGCGCCTGCCATCAATGCGGCGAGCGCATGGTCGATCCCGACGACAAACTCAAGGCCGCGCTGCGCCTCAAGGAAGCCAAAGTGCTGCGCGTCTCGGGAATGCAGTTACAGGCGGTCACCAACGGCCGCGGGCTGCCCCGCCTGAAGGTGACCTACCATGACGAGGACGGCGCCACGCTCGACGAATGGTTTGCGCTGGAAACTGCCGCTCAGCGTCGCGCCTTCACCCTGGCCTTTCTGCGCCATCACCTGCGCGCACCGGGGATCGACTGGCAGCCACGCTCGGCGGAAGACGTCATCGCCGGAGAGCAGCGGCTCAAGGCCCCGGATTTCGTCGTGGGACGCAAGGTCGGTCGTTACTGGCAGATCCGCGATAAGCTTTTCGACTACGCGGGGCGCTACCGCAAGGCCGATGAAGCGGGCTAAGGGGCGAAAACTGACGATTCAAAGCGAACTTGTCTGTACGCGCTGTAGAGTATCTTGACGGCTTCCTGGATCTGGCTGTTGTCGAGAGCGCCATACCCGAGCCGGAATGCACGCGGTGGCATGACATCCACGGTGAAATATTCTCCTGGAGTCACGGATAATCCTTGCCGCTCAGCTTCATGTGCCAAGCTACGTATGTCGACGCCGCAGGGAAGACGGAGCCAAATGGCCAGGCCACCCGTAGGAAGATTGAAGTCTATTGCTTCGCCGAATGCAGCATGAAGTGTATCGGCCATTATATCTCTGCGGGCACGATACAGCTGGCGACCCTTTCTCGTATGGCGTGCCAGCTCGCCGTTCGTCATCAGCTCGGCAATCGCCATTTCCAGGGGGAGGTCACCCTGACGGTCAATGACCGACCTCACTTCCAGCATGGGGTCTAGCAGGTTGGGTGGTGCATGGACGTATCCAACTCTGATTCCCGGGCTGAGTAATTTGGAAAGAGACCCTATATAAATGACTTGCTCGTTCTCGTTGGCCATGGAGGCTATTGGGTGAACGGGGCGTCCTTCAAAATGATACTCGTGATCGTAGTCATCCTCTATCAAAACAAGGCCGTATCGCCGGGCTAGCTCTAAAAGCCTAAGGCGTCTGGCAGCCCCCAAGGTCACTGTGGTGGGATATTGATGGTGGGGCGTGATATAGACCGCGCGTATTTCAGGATTAGCTTTCAAAGCGTTCTCCAACGACTCAACGCAGATCCCCTTGTCGTCAACAGGTATACCTATAACGCGTGCACCTGTGGCGAGAAAAGCTTCCCGGGCCTGCGGATAGCCAGGGTCTTCCATCGCAATGGCGTTGTCCTGCGACAGAAGTGTTCTAGCCGATAAATAAAGGGCCATCTGACTACCGCGGGTCACCAGGAGGTGCTCCGCGGCGTAATGCTTACCTCGATGTGAAGTCAAGTAATCGGACAATGCTTGGCGCAAGGCTGCATTACCCATCCCGTCTTGGTAATCCGAACGCTGTTGGAAGTCAGGGCGTAGCAGGGCGCGTCGGAATGCGCGTGCCAACGCCTTCGACGGCACCAACCGTGTATCGGGAGCCCCATCATTGAATGAGAGAGAAGGCGTCGGTGAGGAGACAGAACCCCTCTGCGTGGCCCGTACTGAATGAGATGGTTCAGGTGGCTCGCTGCTCTGCGGCAGATCCCGAGAGATGTAAGTTCCACTAGCGGGGAGGGTCTCGGCCCAACCTTGGGCTATCAACTCCTGATAAGCAGCGTCGACGGTATTGCGGTTGACTGCTAGTTGACGTGCTAGCGTCCGTGTCCCGGGAAGTCGTGTTTCCGGTGGAAGGCGTCCACTCCGGATATCGCGGATAATCGCCTTGGCAATGACTAGGAAAAGCGGCGCTTGGCTATTGCCGTCTAAGTCTAACGAAAAGGTGATAGTCGACATATGACCTTGGCATCTGGCCTAGTTAAAATTTAAAAACTGGCACTTATCATCAGGCCAGAGGCCTCCCAGACTCAATGCAAATTCGCAATGGATCGCTTCCATGTCTCGCACTGCACTCATACTGCGCCATGTTTCATTCGAGGATCTTGGGCACTGGAAAAGCGTCTTGGAATCTGCCGATTATATCTTGGAATACATAGATAACGGCGTTGAAGAGCTTGATAGTCGCGACCCCTTGGCTCCGGACTTGGTGATAGTGCTGGGCGGCCCAATCAGCGTTAACGATAAGCTGGACTATCCTTTTCTGAGCGACACGCAACGATTTTTGAGTAAGCGTCTGGAGCTTGGTATGCCCACGCTTGGAATCTGCCTAGGAGCGCAGATGATGGCTCAAGCCTTAGGTGGAGAAGTCGTGTCTCAGCCACGAGTAGAAATTGGCTTCAAGGCGCTTTCACTCTCGTCTTCCGGGCGCTTGGGGCCCTTGCGACATCTAGAAGGGGTGCCAGTACTCCATTGGCATGGTGAGCGCTTTACGTTGCCTGAGGGAGCAACGGCTCTGGCTTCGACAGACGTTTGCCCGGTCCAGGGATTTAGCTTTGGCAATACGCTGATGGGCTTACAGTTTCATCCAGAAGTGGGGAGTGGTGGCTTTGAGCGGTGGTTGATCGGGCATACGCTGGAGTTGGCAAAGGCGGATATATCGCCTGAAAATTTGCGTCAGCAAGCCTTGCTAAATGGCCCGCTTCTCAAAAAGGCGGGGCAAAAACTGCTTCGAGATTGGCTAGCAGGTTTCGCTTCATGACTCAGGTAACTGTTCTGGCAGGTCGCACTGTGCCCTTGGTCGGCAGCGACAAAACCAGTGCCATTGCCAAGACGCCCATTACAGATTCCTGCTACTTGGGTTGGGAAGGGTTCGAGGTTGATGAGCAAGCTGATCGTCGCCTTCATGGCGGCGTCGAGAAAGCGGTTCATCATTATCCATTTGAACACTACGCTACTTGGCAACACGAACTCGGTAACCTATCTGTGTTGCGCTCAGCGGGAGCTTTCGGTGAGAACCTGTCAACAGTGGGTTTAATGGAACATACAGTCGCTGTTGGCGATATTTTTCGTCTTGGTGAGGCGACTCTGCAAGTTTCACAGGGGCGGCAACCCTGTTGGAAGCTGAATTTACGCTTCGGCGTCTCGGATATGGCGTTGCGACTGCAGAACTCCGGTCGTACGGGGTGGTACTACAGAGTGCTCGAGCCCGGGGTGGTAGGGTGCGGTGATACGCTGATCAAGTTGGATAGCCCAAGCCCAGGATGGACGTTGTACCGTATCTGGCATTCACTTTATGTCGATACTCTTAATTTTGACGTCTTGAGTGTCATTGCCGGCCTCGACGGCTTATCCGACTCGTGGCGCAAGATCGCGTCGAAAAGGCTGCAAACGCGCCAAGTCGAAAACTGGAATCCCCGTCTCTATAGTCGGTAGTCAGCTATGCTTAGCTCCATGGTGTGGAATCTATCCCCCTTATGCCTCTTTGCTAATTTTGCCCCCCGGGCATCGTGGGTAGGAGCGGCCATGCCACTGGCAGATCCGCGATAAGCTTTTCGACTACGCGGGGCGCTACCGCAAGGCCGATGGCGCGACAGGCAAGGACTAGTTGATGATGCGCTAATCACGCTAACGGTTTATGATGGAACAGCGAAATTCACTTTGATGGAGAGACGAAAATGGCTTGGATGACCCCGGAAGTGAAGGAAATCTGCATCGCACTGGAAATCAACGATTACATGCCCGCCGAATTCTGAGGCGGCGTTGTATATTCATGTACTTGTCGGGTCCCGTGTGATTGACTACCCGCTTGGTAAATAACTCAGGACGCTTGGTCTGCCATTCCTTCATCATCGCAATCGGTGATTGATGGTGCAGCGCCTTCTGCGGGATGTGGTGATTGTACAGCCAGGTGTAGCGTTTGAGCGTCTGCTCCAGGTCCTCGCCTGAGGTATAGCGCCGAGTCGCCAGCACATCGCTGATACGGCCGTTGAAGCGCTCCACCATGCCGTTTGTCTGCGGTCTTCCCGGCTTGATCAGACGGTGCTCGATACCAAGGGCCTGGCACTCTTGGTCAAACGGGTGATTCCCGCTGGGCTTGCGCTCCCCCGCCCGCGTGAAGCGATCGGTGAATGACTTGCCGTTGTCGGTCAGTACCGTCTGGACCTGGAAGGGAGCCTTCTCCTCCACCCGCTTCATGAACGCCCGCGCATCCTTCGCGGACTGGCTGCGTCTCACCTCCAGATGGACCCAGCGCGTGGCGCGATCGATGGCGACGTACAGGTAGCGTTTTTGCTCCTCATCGGGCATCCGGGGCAGGTGCTTGATGTCGATGTGCACGTAGCCCGGCTCATAATCTTTGAAGGGCTTGTGCCGGGGTTTCTCATCGTCGCCCGCGTCCCGTCTAGACAGCTCTGCCAGTGTCGGCACCTCGCGCCGCTTGAGCATGCGATGCAGACCAGAACGCGACAAGCCAGGATTGAGGAACTCACGCGCCACGACGAGCAGATCATCCAGGCCGAGGCGCAGGAATTCGCGCGCCGCGATCAGCACCTCTTCCTGTTCGGAAGTGAGCGTGGCCAGCAGGTTGTGACGCGTGTGCGGTCGGTCCTGGACATCGTCACGGTACCGCCAGCGCCGGATGGTCGAGACGGCGACGCCGTACTGGCGTGCTAGCTCGCTGTCGCTGATGCTGGAAGGCGCTGCCTGGATCTCGGCCCGGATCTTCGGAGTGGTGGTCGCCTGTTTATGTAGCTTGATGTCCATATCCTTGCTCCCGGATGAACTGGTGAAGAAGCTCCTTGGCGGCCAGCAAAGGATAACTTCTATAGCTCATCTGATCATCCGGGACCCTACATGTACTCGGGGCGGCCGCCGGTGGCGGCCTCCCTCAGTGGAACTGTCGTTGCGATGTATGCCGGCTGGCGTGGGCGGGCGACCCGCGCGTCACGCCGCGAACCCAATCTTCTCTGGCCGTGAGCGCCGATGGCCGCTCGTGGGCCTTGATCAATTGCGCCCCCGAGGTGCTGACCCAGATACGCCGGACCCCTGCGCTGTTTCCGCGGCAGGGGCAGCGTGACACTCCGATAGCCTCGATCTTGCTGACCAACGGCGACGTCGACCATGTCGGCGGTCTGCTGAGTCTGCGTGAAAGTTCGCCCTATCGCCTTTATGCCACGTCGGAAATTCATGCCGCGTTGCGCGACAGCCCGGTCTTCAACGTCCTCAATCCCGACTATGTCGAACGCGTCGGCGTTGATCTGGAGCAGACCCTGACGTTAACCGATGGGCTCGAAGCGCGGATATTCGCGGTGCCCGGCAAGGCAGCGCTGTACCTGGAGGGCGAGGACCCCGACATCGGCAGCGAAGGCGAGGCCACCGTGGGCGTGGAGTTTCGCGTCGGCGCGCGACGTGCCTATTACATCCCCGGTTGCGCGGCGCTGACCGAGCGTTTGGCGGCGCGTCTCGAGGGCGCCGACCTGGTGCTGTTCGATGGCACACTATGGCGTGATGACGAGATGATCCGCGCCAGCGTTGGCCACAAGACGGGGAGCCGCATGGGGCACATGTCGATGGCCGGCGAGTCGGGCAGTATGGCGGCGATGTCGTCTCTGAACATCGGGCGGCGTGTCTTCATCCATATCAACAACACCAATCCGGTGTTGATCGACGATTCCCCGGAGCGCCGGGAAGCCACGCGTCACGGTTGGGAAATCGCCCACGACGGCATGGAACTGGAATGCTGATGAGTGATATTGAAACCCCGATCCGCGAGGCGTTGAGCGCGGACGACCTGGAAGCACGTTTACGGGCGATAGGCGAGCAGCGTTACCATCACCGTCACCCTTTTCAGCTCATGCTGCAAAACGGTGAGTTGAATCGCCGTCAGGTGCAGGCATGGGCCCTCAACCGCTATTACTAT
This region includes:
- the purL gene encoding phosphoribosylformylglycinamidine synthase, encoding MLELRGAPALSAFRHAKLLAALRDAVPEVEALHADYVHFVDHQDTLDDAAQEVLAQLLSYGPVRDGEDAEHEGHLLLVVPRLGTLSPWSSKATDIAHNCGLTQIRRIERGIAYRVTLKGSLDEAAFASLVVALHDPMTETVLANASDAVKLFERHEPAPLGRVDVLGGGRAALAEANDALGLALADDEIDYLLDAFQGLDRNPTDVELMMFAQANSEHCRHKIFNADWHVDGEAQPHSLFKMIKNTYECSSDGILSAYSDNAAVIRGTEAGRFFAAPWLPGREQEARYAATQEPIHILMKVETHNHPTAIAPHPGAATGAGGEIRDEGATGVGGKPKAGLTGFAVSNLRIPEFVQPWEAFDYGKPARIQSALDIMLKAPIGGASFNNEFGRPNLTGFFRTFEQDAEGAGGIERRGYHKPVMLAGGYGNIREGHVAKGEIPVGAKLIVMGGPAMLIGLGGGAASSMASGASSEDLDFASVQRDNPEMERRAQEVIDRCWALGDDNPLCFIHDVGAGGLSNALPELVKDGGRGGRFELRDVPNAEPGMSPLAIWCSEAQERYVLAVAPDDLEAFDALCARERCLYAVVGEATEAHHLDIRDGHFDTRPVDLPMSVLFGKPPKMTRSFERRSSVMPGLGLDNLDLREALDRVLRLPTVASKSFLITIGDRSITGMVARDQMVGPWQVPVADCAVTTASFDTHAGEAMALGERPPVALIDPAASARLAVAEAITNLAAAPIAKLSDVKLSANWMSAAEHVGENQALFDAVHAVGMELCPALGIAIPVGKDSMSMRTAWQSDDEEKSVTAPLTLDITGFAPVTDAMRTLTPQLRLDQDESDLILIDLGRGQNRLGGSALAQVYGQVGDVCPDLEDAEDLKAFFAVIQGLNADGKLLAYHDRSDGGLLVTLLEMAFAARGGLEIKLDWLIDDAYEAFDALFAEELGAVIQVNRRDTEFVLAQLAAAGLETSGVVARPRYDDQVRVTLFEEPLLETTRAIAQRTWTETSYRMQALRDNPQCAKSEFDALLDLRDPGLSAHPSFDVDDDIAAPYVGRGEKPRVAVLREQGVNGHVEMAAAFDHAGFAAIDVHMSDILEGRVDLATMKGLVACGGFSYGDVLGAGGGWAKSILFNGRARDAFEGFFQRDDSFSLGVCNGCQMLSQLKSLIPGAEDWPRFVRNESEQFEARVSMVQVEKSPSILLAGMEGSRLPIAVAHGEGRTEFRDSGHLRSMQTSDQIAMRYVDNYGQVTTRYPANPNGSSSGITGLTTPDGRVTIMMPHPERVARAVTNSWRPAEWQEDGAWMRLFRNARAWLG
- the mltF gene encoding membrane-bound lytic murein transglycosylase MltF, which translates into the protein MLDALLRYMRPAATALVALLALLIPDGRTLPIRDAALSEVLSRDFIQVFTRNTPSTYYEGRHGPTGFEYELVRQFAEELDVSLSIDNQGSIGEVLSAVRDGRADVGAATLALDPAEPGVNYTRPIMSMQPMVIYRHGIAPPKAPEDLLGLDIAALRGSGTGHALRDLQESLPELTWQETDELEVTDLIEMVENGELDAAVVYAHQFKLNRLFFPDVESGFPLGDTQSLVWALPKNSGVALLQAANQFIARLREHGELADLIARYFGHDNYLEYVGASLFIRHAQNRLPRYEDAFKQAARDSGFDWKLLAALGYQESHWKPRATSPTGVRGLMMLTNATAAEVGVSNRLDPEQSIEGGAIYLGHVKGRLQEEITEPDRTWMALAAYNVGLGHLYDAQKIAEMQGGDPYNWADVRKALPLLQKRQWYSKVHHGYARGGEPVIYVRNIRRYYEILNYVDRSRRQFHQLGEREDPMLQGTPFDTVPPVL
- a CDS encoding putative quinol monooxygenase, whose amino-acid sequence is MSSTTSHFVVLAEFHLKEGQVPAFLALAHNDANESLANEEGCLAFDVLTPEGSDNLVVLHEVYRDRAAFEHHMQMPHYAPFKEGSEPLLADEPKVRFFYTATRPE